Proteins encoded in a region of the Perca fluviatilis chromosome 8, GENO_Pfluv_1.0, whole genome shotgun sequence genome:
- the cep152 gene encoding centrosomal protein of 152 kDa isoform X3, with amino-acid sequence MGPLVVDTVEDLRNIQLSLWELHKLLTDLPDDMLEDSRDSSSPELEYSPCSNKNTGNSPQSTWTQQWSDHPRPTTHEQSGALDRVDQHKASYNPHHPAHQPKMFNSQAVHQEGQFEHLQREFLDSTQQTADREQLAQLQILHKAQQRQIEDLEQKLEDSRRNMRYIEHQFAIAKDEKEGLAVSLKESSQLVEESKEREFQMLNKVKAMEQQVQALTARDHENMKKQRLAEAAVDSMKQQMLELCRSDTLSKTRQQHDRDLTVMKEQHEAALLTLEQKLDSTSEALNEQVDVGQRLREQVKQLERQREEEQLERAQVVNTLSQRLEESQQQCAKLLQTSSVQEMSQIQIKLQQAQSAKALSENMNKVLQEDLAELKEQITLYESAVKHSVIALDLDSDWENHLSESCVDLGLKKTNRKNGLLHSAALAHLSDSKLPKDEALRVLRVEMQRCLGSLKGKRQKISQLQEELQLCQGRVAELQTQLDEAKLCSSVRETNRMKHPDVTGASQKEFTRLQEDQRHLQEQVELLEKKNKELKQSEEKVRSANLELCTKMRQMIQELDQEKQEATERAERIHQQYRDDVVDRVRTEIMLEYDAQVEQLTAQHQQQVQQLQTQLSEANDKMLAVQECYLSVCKEKDMLEKEETLIRVNEQKMKEESGTAVEKLRAELEAQHQAAINKLKALWSKEKETEIQQQVNSHVALAKAAWKEELQKMEKTWVQRLEEARREKHRETAEATCQADEIEASSMTITVEELDCRLSTQKLQLQLEADKVKRKAVEEARKQAQRELHKKHLEDMAKQVEGAVTRAYNRWIEDLTSLPEYQACLQTEREKWEELQEKCTERQVSQALREAEEQWHRTHRNQLEEQSSGTQRVEELQEEVAALQSQLEQGRREHAALLKAELAGARAAWNRDKQQEISVIQVRSEQAYQSKLQEQRKNLEQALQQVREDAGLHKKELLLQMEAKLQQTLTAREEEWRCQRAETEQSQKKQMRDEFLAELQTHLAEVQAQLLRDPKTNQQGTEDTRRTSGATSEGPIAHIIQTSCKDVVNRAVSQAKKEWERISEERLSRVLKETQEQHEREIDKMQSSLSQKKEQARCRKECAETLGKLQKKNKELHRHLEKACRQLQHSVREHKTALQHLKDEHESSLQKAKEGHLQQLEEAKRAKESSGSSNHQQNAHQGLEEMKQQYLMTVEKIRGDMLRYLKESRERAAEMISMEVQRERQDTARKMRHYYLTCLQELLEDGGKTSGAEKKIMNAASKLAAMAKVLETPFKSKSGKNNGLQSCLTAVSTGRNAGFSKNPPTLTELPDMRPGERSHREKTSADSEQKQAAAARTKPLSHQDISASGKEEASVHAVLKPQTNAHTPLLFYKSSQQMASPSQVDLVNVSVRSKSRELYLQGVDSSNADNRLDSERQSKPFLIQEAPVRDERRTDWSMSSSDSDTGFQVSGLSYSGRKLEPVKPFSVSAASASDSGEFGGLTPDVSDLTVYNEIAKKTPHTQTLNFQHAKRSTHREPTPGSEAEKQHGVCSRPLFSELRQRQQDSGFDSPFYQHK; translated from the exons TCTGGAGCATTGGACAGAGTGGATCAGCACAAGGCCAGCTACAATCCTCACCATCCTGCCCATCAGCCAAAGATGTTTAACTCACAGGCCGTCCACCAAGAAGGTCAATTTGAACATCTACAAAGAGAATTCCTTGACTCGACACAAC AAACTGCTGATCGAGAGCAGCTTGCCCAGCTGCAGATTTTACACAAAGCTCAGCAGAGGCAAATCGAAGACTTGGAGCAAAAACTGGAGGATTCAAGGCGTAATATGAGATATATTGAGCATCAGTTTGCAATTGCCAAAG ATGAAAAGGAGGGCCTAGCAGTAAGCCTAAAGGAATCAAGTCAATTGGTTGAAGAGTCCAAGGAGAGAGAGTTTCAAATGTTAAACAAAGTGAAGGCAATGGAGCAGCAAGTACAGGCCCTTACTGCAAGAGACCATGAG AACATGAAGAAGCAGAGGTTGGCAGAGGCTGCAGTGGACAGCATGAAGCAGCAGATGTTGGAGCTTTGTCGCTCTGACACTCTGTCCAAAACGCGGCAGCAGCATGACCGAGACCTTACCGTCATGAAGGAGCAGCATGAGGCTGCACTGTTGACACTAGAGCAGAAGCTAGACTCTACCTCTGAGGCTCTGAACGAACAG GTTGATGTTGGTCAGAGGTTACGGGAGCAGGTGAAGCAGCTGGAGCGccagagagaagaagagcaaCTGGAGAGAGCCCAAGTCGTCAACACCCTCAGTCAGCGTCTGGAGGAGAGTCAACAACAATGTGCCAAGCTGCTGCAGACAA GTTCAGTGCAGGAAATGAGTCAGATACAAATCAAACTACAACAGGCTCAATCAGCCAAGGCACTAAGCgaaaacatgaacaaagtcTTACAG GAGGATCTGGCTGAGTTGAAGGAACAGATCACTCTGTATGAATCTGCTGTGAAACACAGTGTTATTGCATTAGATCTGGACAGTGACTGGGAGAACCATCTGTCTGAATCCTGTGTGGATTTAGgattaaagaaaacaaacaggaaaAATGGCTTGCTTCACAG TGCTGCCCTGGCTCACCTGTCGGACTCCAAGCTGCCCAAAGATGAAGCTTTGCGGGTGCTGCGAGTGGagatgcagcgctgcctgggtAGTCTGAAGGGGAAACGTCAGAAGATCAGTCAGCTGCAAGAGGAGCTCCAGCTCTGTCAGGGTCGAGTGGCCGAGCTGCAGACCCAGTTAGATGAAGCCAAGCTCTGTTCTTCG GTCAGAGAGACCAATCGGATGAAACATCCAGACGTAACTGGAGCGTCTCAGAAAGAGTTCACGAGACTACAGGAAGACCAACGACACTTGCAGGAACAAGTGGAG CTGTTAGAAAAGAAGAATAAGGAGCTGAAACAGAGTGAGGAGAAGGTGAGGTCTGCCAACTTGGAGCTTTGCACCAAGATGAGGCAGATGATCCAGGAACTGGACCAAGAGAAGCAGGAGGCTACTGAGAG AGCTGAGCGGATTCATCAGCAGTATAGGGACGACGTGGTGGACCGGGTCAGAACCGAGATCATGCTGGAATACGATGCTCAGGTTGAACAGCTGACTGCACAGCACCAGCAGCAGGTCCAACAGTTACA GACCCAGTTGTCTGAGGCTAATGATAAGATGTTGGCCGTGCAAGAGTGTTACCTATCTGTCTGCAAGGAGAAGGACATGCTTGAGAAGGAGGAGACTTTGATCAGAGTAAATGAG CAAAAGATGAAAGAAGAGAGTGGTACAGCTGTGGAGAAGCTGAGAGCTGAGCTTGAGGCTCAGCATCAGGCTGCAATAAACAAGCTCAAAGCTCTCTGGTCCAAAGAAAAGGAGACTGAGATCCAGCAACAGGTGAACTCTCACGTAGCCTTGGCCAAGGCTGCTTGGAAGGAGGAACTACAAAAG ATGGAGAAGACCTGGGTCCAGAGGCTGGAGGAGGCcaggagagagaaacacagagagactgcTGAGGCAACCTGTCAGGCAGATGAGATTGAGGCCAGCAGCATGACAATTACTGTTGAAGAATTGGACTGCAGGCTGAGTACCCAGAAACTGCAGCTGCAACTGGAGGCTGACAAAGTCAAACGCAAAGCTGTGGAGGAAGCCAGGAAGCAAGCCCAGAGAGAGCTGCACAAGAAACATCTGGAGGACATGGCCAAACAG GTTGAAGGTGCAGTTACCAGGGCCTACAATCGCTGGATTGAGGATTTGACTTCATTACCAGAATACCAAGCCTGTCTCCAAACCGAGAGGGAGAAATGGGAAGAACTACAAGAAAAATGCACAGAACGACAG GTATCCCAGGCCCTGAGGGAGGCAGAGGAGCAGTGGCATAGGACGCACAGGAATCAGCTGGAGGAACAGAGCTCTGGAACGCAGAGGGTGGAGGAGCTCCAAGAGGAGGTGGCAGCTCTCCAGAGTCAGCTGGAGCAAGGCAGGAGAGAGCACGCTGCCCTCCTGAAGGCTGAGCTGGCTGGAGCTAGAGCAGCCTGGAATCGAGACAAACAACAGGAGATCTCTGTCATCCAGGTCCGCAGCGAGCAGGCGTACCAAAGCAAGCTGCAAGAGCAGCGCAAAAATCTGGAGCAGGCTTTGCAGCAGGTCAGAGAGGATGCTGGTCTCCATAAGAAGGAGCTGCTCCTGCAGATGGAGGCCAAGCTACAGCAGACTCTGACGGCCCGAGAGGAGGAATGGAGATGTCAGCGTGCAGAGACGGAGCAGTCCCAGAAAAAGCAGATGAGAGATGAATTCCTAGCAGAGCTTCAGACTCATCTGGCAGAGGTCCAGGCACAACTTCTCAGGGATCCCAAAACAAATCAGCAGGGCACTGAAGACACCAGGAGGACCAGCGGGGCCACATCAGAGGGACCAATAGCACACATCATTCAAACATCCTGCAAAGACGTAGTCAACAGAGCAGTATCTCAAGCCAAGAAGGAATGGGAGAGG ATAAGTGAGGAGAGACTGAGCCGTGTGTTAAAAGAAACACAGGAGCAGCATGAGAGAGAAATCGACAAAATGCAAA GCTCTTTGTCCCAGAAGAAGGAGCAGGCTCGCTGCAGGAAGGAGTGTGCTGAGACTTTAGGTAAGCTGCAGAAGAAGAACAAGGAGCTCCACAGACACTTAGAGAAAGCCTGTCGTCAACTCCAGCACAGTGTTCGTGAGCACAAAACTGCCTTGCAGCATCTGAAAG ATGAGCATGAAAGCAGCTTACAAAAGGCAAAGGAGGGACATCTGCAGCAGCTGGAGGAGGCGAAGAGAGCCAAAGAATCCTCagg GAGTTCTAATCACCAACAAAATGCTCATCAAGGCCTCGAGGAGATGAAGCAGCAATACTTGATGACTGTAGAAAAGATCAGAG GAGACATGCTGCGTTACCTCAAGGAAAGTCGGGAGCGAGCAGCAGAGATGATCAGCATGGAGGTGCAGAGGGAGAGGCAGGACACTGCCAGAAAGATGCGGCACTATTATCTGACCTGTCTGCAGGAGTTACTGGAGGACGGAGGAAAGACTTCAGG ggctgaaaagaaaataatgaatGCTGCAAGCAAGCTGGCAGCCATGGCTAAAGTTCTGGAGACGCCTTTCAAAAGTAAATCAGGAAAGAACAACGGTTTACAAA GCTGTTTGACGGCTGTGTCCACAGGTAGAAACGCAGGTTTCAGTAAGAACCCACCAACACTAACTGAGCTTCCTGACATGAGGCCAGGGGAGAGATCCCACAGGGAAAAGACTTCTGCTGATTCAGAGCAGAAACAAGCTGCTGCAGCGAGGACTAAACCTTTGAGTCACCAGGACATTTCTGCTTCTGGGAAGGAGGAGGCCTCCGTACATGCAGTGCTGAAACCCCAAACTAATGCTCACACTCCCCTCCTCTTTTACAAATCTTCTCAACAGATGGCTTCTCCATCCCAGGTGGATTTAGTTAACGTGTCTGTGAGAAGTAAAAGCAGGGAGCTGTACCTGCAGGGGGTTGACTCCAGCAACGCAGACAACCGCCTCGACTCAGAGCGACAAAGTAAACCGTTCCTCATCCAGGAGGCTCCTGTCAGAGACGAGAGAAGGACCGACTGGAGCATGAGCAGTAGTGACTCGGACACAGGCTTCCAGGTTTCAGGACTCTCGTACTCGGGGAGGAAACTGGAGCCAGTGAAGCCCTTTTCTGTCTCTGCTGCATCAGCCAGTGACTCGGGAGAGTTTGGCGGCCTCACCCCAGATGTTTCTGACCTGACTGTCTATAATGAAATTGCCAAAAAGACACCTCACACCCAGACCTTGAACTTTCAGCATGCAAAaagaagtacacacagagagccCACCCCAGGCTCTGAGGCTGAGAAGCAGCATGGAGTTTGTTCCAGGCCTCTGTTCTCTGAGTTGAGACAGCGCCAGCAGGACAGCGGCTTTGACAGTCCATTCTACCAACATAAATGA